From Micromonospora echinaurantiaca:
CCAGCAGCACGGCCGCGGCGAGCACCGCCCAGCGCAGCCGCACCACCATCCGCCCCCACCACGCGAACATGGCTCCCCCTTGACGGCTAAAATGTGACCATCGATCATTTCAGTGAACGCCGTTAACTATCGCAACGGCGTTCGCTTCGGTCAAGGGGGTAGCCGGATGACCGCACCGACCCGGCGGGAACGCCTGCGTACCGCCACCCTCGCCGAGATCAAGGAGGGGGCGCGCCGGCTGCTGGTGACCGGCGGCGCCGACGCGGTCTCGCTGCGCGCCATCGCCCGCGACATGGGCATGACCGCCCCGGCCATCTACCGCTACTTCCCCAGCCTGGAGGCGCTGGTCACGGCACTCGCCGGGGACCTCTACGACGAGCTGCGACGGTGCCTGGAGGCGGCCCGGGACGCCGCCGGCGGTGAGCCGGTCGACCAGCTGGTGGCCATGTGTCGGGCCTTCCGCGCCTGGTCGGTGGCGCACCCCGCCGAGTTCGGGCTGATCTTCGGCGCGCCGACCCCCGGGCTGGCCGCCTTCGTCGACGACTGCGTCGACCCGGACCATCCCGGCGCCCGGTTCGGCGCGGTCTTCCTCGCGCCGATGATCGAGCTCTGGCACCGGTCGCCGTTCCCCACCCCGCCGGCCGAGTTGCTCCGCGAGCGCCTCGGCGACCGGCTGGAGCCGCTGCGGCTCAGCCACGGCGACATCCCGATCGAGGTCACGTACACCTTCCTGGCCGGCTGGACCCGGCTCTACGGGCTGGTCGCTGCGGAGGTCTTCCAGCAGGTGAGCTGGGCGGTCACCGAACCGGAGGCGCTGTTCGAGCTGGAGCTGGAAGCGTTCGCCGCCCAGCTGGGCGGCGGCGACCGGCCGGGCGGCGCGATCCGCTAGGCCCGGCACGCGCTGGCTCCGGCGGCACGCCCGGGTGGCGGGCGGCGAAGGGCTGCCCGGCGGGCCCGGCGGGCACTAGGCTCCCGCGGCATGAGTGACGAGCTGCCGACCCGGGCCGACGTGGTGATCGTCGGGTCCGGGCACAACGGTCTGGTGTCCGCGATCCTGCTGGCCCGCGCCGGCCTCGACGTGCTGGTGCTGGAGGCGGCCGAGGTGATCGGCGGGGCCACCCGCACGGAGAACCCATTCCCGAAGGTGCCGGGCCTGCGCCACTCCACCGGTTCCTACCTGCTCGGGCTGATGCCGCCGGAGCTGCTCGCCACGCTCGACGTACGCATCCCGGTGCTGCGCCGCGACCCGCACTACTTCCTGCCCACCCCGGGCCCGGAGGGCTCCCCGTACCTGCTCTTCGGCAGCGACGTCGCGGCCACCCGGGCGCAGCTCGCGGAGTTCTTCTCCCCCGCCGACGTGGCCGCCGACGACGCCCTCCAGGCCGAGCTGGCAGCGCTGCGCGCCGACCTGGCGCCGGTCTGGCTGGCCGACCCGCTGCCCGTCGAGGAGACCGCCGAGCGGTTCGTCCGGCCGGCGCTGCGGCAGGTCTTCGTCGACCTGGTCCGCGGCTCGGTCGCCGACTACCTGGCCCGCTTCGACTTCCGCTCCGAACTGCTCGTCTCGATGTACGCGGTCACCGACGGCCTGTCCGGGCTGAACGCCGGCCCGGACGACCCGGGCACCGGCCACAACTTCCTGGTGCACAACATGTGCCGGCTGCCCGGCTCGGGCGGCACCTGGATGATCGCCGAGGGCGGGATGGGCACCGTCTCGCGGACCTTCGCCGCGGCCGCCCGCGCCGCCGGGGCCACGATCCTGACCGGTACGCCGGTCAGCGCGATCACCCTGGCCGGCGGTGCGGCCAGCGGGGTGGTCCTCGCCGACGGGCGGGAGGTGGGCGCCCGGGTGGTGCTCGGCGCGTGTGACCCGTACCGGCTGATGGACCTGCTGCCCGACGGCGCGCTCCCGGCGCCGCTGGCCGAGCGGATGGCGGCGGTCCGCCGTCCCGGCACCACGCTCAAGCTCAACCTGGCGCTGAGCGGCCTGCCGCGCTTCTCCTGCCTGCCCGCGGACGCGCCCAGCCCGTTCGGCTCGACCATCCACCTTCTTCCCGGCTCGGCCTCGCTGATCGGCGGCGGCGAGTCGCCGATGACCGCGCTGCGCGCGATGTGGGCGGACGTGCAGGCGGGCCGGCTGCCCGCGGAGCCGACCATCGAGTGGTACCTGCACACCACTGTCGACCCGTCGCTCTCCGACGGGCAGGGCCACCACTCGTCGGCGCTCTTCGTCCAGTCCGTCCCCTACGAGCTGGCCGGCACCAGTTGGGACGAGGCGCTGCCCGGGTACGTCGACCAGTTGATCGCGATCTGCGAGCGGTACGCACCCAACACCGGCGACCTGATCGCCGACGCGGTGCCGCTGACCCCGGCCGGCATCGAGGCGCACTTCGGCATCACCGGCGGGCACATCCACCACGTCGACAACACCGTCTCGTTCACCGACCGGATGCCGTACGTCATCGGGGTCGACGGCGTCTACGCCGGCAGCGCCGGCTGCCACCCGGCGGGCAGCGTCATCGGCGCCGCCGGCCACAACGCCGCCCGTCGCATCCTCACCGACCTAGGCCGCTGACCGATCCTCGGCCGTGGTGGCGGCGCTGGGCAGGGTGCCGGGACCGCGGATGAGGTAGAGGACGACGAGCACGAGGTAGAGGAAGAGGCTCAGGACCGGGTGGACGAAGACGAACGCGAAGGCGACCAGGTAGAGCAGCGGGCGCAGCAGTAGCCGGCGCGCGATCGCCCGGGTCAGCTGGGGATCCAGGTCGGGGTGCAGCAGCCGGTGTCGACGCGCGCACCACCAGATCAGGTTGAAGCAGACCGCCTCACCGAGCACGGTGCCGAGGTAGAGCGCGGCGGTCAGCCGCTGCTCCGCCGCGCTGCCGCGCAGATTGTCCGCGAGCAGGTCGGCGGTGAACGGGATGGCCGCGACGAACAGCAGCAGGAGCAGGTTGAACACCAGCAGCATCTGGTCGACCCGGACCACGTAGCGCCAGATGTTGTGGTGGCCGAGCCAGACCTGACCGGCGATCGCGAAGGTGATCACATACGCCAGGTAGGCCGGCCAGGCGTCGACGAGGGCTTCGGGAAGTTCCCTCCCGCCCACCCGGGCCGGACCGTACTGGAGCAGTTCGACGGCCATCACCGTCAGCACGACCGCGAAGATCCCGTCGCTGAACGTCTCGACCCGGGCGGGGTCCCGCGCCATCTCCTGGTTCCGCCGGTACCGGTACTTCCGCTGCCCAGGTCCAGCCCCGGTCATGCCCCGCCCCACCCTCGTGGATCATGAAGTGGTGGCGTCCCGGTGGGTGCCGGTTAGCGGCTGCTGCCGCCCACCACCCCTGCATGGTCGCCCACCGGGCAGGCCGCGCGGGTCGGGATCGGGGTACGGGGCCGGGGCGGGCCGGTCGCAGTCGCCCGGCACCGGCGTCAGCTGAGGGCTTCGCCGGCGGGGGCGGGAGCCTCGGCGTCGACCCGGCGGGCCCGGATCTTGTGGCCGACGCTGGTCAGGCAGCGGCCGCTGCTCAGGTCGAACCGCCACCCGTGCAGCTGGCAGGTGAGTTGGTCGCCCTCCACGATGCCGAACCGGGTCAGGTCCGCCTTCAGGTGCGGGCAGCGCCGCTGCACCACCCAGTCGCCGAGGGTGATGTCCTCGGCGTCGCTGGTCCGCTCGTGCTCGTCGTACCAGCCCTCGGCGTACTGGAGCCGCTCCTCCGACAGGCACTTGAAGAACGCGTAGACGAACTCGTTGTACTGGCCGATCCGGGCCGCGGAGAACCGGCAGGAGAGGAAGAGCGAGTTGACCCAGTCCACCTCGCCGATGTGCAGCAGGTGCTCGACCAGCGCCCGCTCGGTGCGGAACCGGTACCGGACCTTCTCGTCCGCGTACGGCCGGACCTGCTTGCCCGGGAAGTCCACCACGATCGACTCGACGCTCTCCCCGTCGTAGCCGACCAGGTCGAAGCGGACCGGGCCGCCGACCCCCTTGGCCAGGTAGATCGACTCGTCCAGCAGCGGCTCGACGCGCCGCTTCATCTCCTTCAGGATGTCGATCTCCGGGTGCCGCCAGGACGCCTTCTCCGCCTCGATGATCGGGCGCTTGCGCTCCCGCATCTCCTCCAGGTGGGCGACCTTGTTCGCGAAGAACTCCTCCACCGGCACCGGGTGGGTGGTGGTGGCGCCCTCCGTGGTGACCTCGGCGACGCTGCCGGGCAGCAGCACGATGCCGTTGGTGCCACCGACCTTCGCGTACTCGGCGAGGAACACCGACTGGTCCGGAAAGATGTTCCCCTCGTCGCCGAAGATGTCGTTGAACTGCCACAGCTCGTCGTCGAGGAAGCACGGCGGGCCGGCGATCGGGAAGACGTGCGAGGCGTTCAGGTCGTCGATGTACCGCCAGGTGCGGTCGAACTGCCGGTCACGCTTCTGCTTGCCGAACGCCGTCTTGGCGGCCTGCGGCAGCTCGTAGACCATCGGGTACCAGATCGCCCCGGAGAACTGGAGCATGTGCGCGTGCACGTGGCCCAGCTCGGCGAAGACGCTCAGGTCGGTGGGGCGGGCGTCGTTCTGGTTCAGCAGCCGGACACCGTCGTACTCGACCCAGAGCGAGGAGTCGCCGATCGGGCCGTCGGTCGGGCTGGTCAGCGCCTGAATCATGATCTTGAGGCCGCCGGGCAGCTCCACGACCTGCTCGTTCGGCGCCTTGAGGAACTTGGTGAAGCCCAGCTCCCGGAACTCGTCCTCCATCTCCGAGGTGGGGAACTCGGGGAGCAGCACGGTCGCGTCCTTCGACACGAAGTCGCGCAGGTGCTTGGCGTCGAAGTGGTCCCGGTGCAGGTGCGAGACGTAGAGGTAGTCGACCTGGCCGAGGGTCTCCCAGTCGAGCTGCGAATTGTCGGGGAAAGGGAACCATGAGGCGAAATAGGCCGGATTGACCCACGGGTCGCACAGGATGCTGCCCGCGGCCGTGTCGATCCGCATGCTCGCGTGCCCCGTACCGGTCACTCGCACCGCAGTTCTCCCTCGAGAAGACAGACAAGGTGTACGTCAGAACGCTACCGGAGGCAGTGTGGCCGCCGACCCGCGACGCCGGTAGTGCCGTTCCGCCCTGGTCGCCCTGGCCCCGGATGATCACGTTGGTCCACGTGCGGCGGGGACGGGAAGGCGCAGTCCCCGCTCCCCGGCGAGCGCGTGGTCCGCGCGCTCGCGCAGTTCGCGGTCGTCGGCGCCGGGGTATGGCCCCGACCCCGTCCGGTCGGACCCTGCGCCGGGCCCGGCACGGGGCGTGCCAGACTAACCAGAGATCCGATCGCGAGGGAAGGACCGACAGTGGCAGGAAGCGAGCCGGTAACGTCGCCAGACCAGCACAAGCCCGGGCACCGCAAGTCCGGGCGGATCGGCGCGGTGGTGACCGCGCTGGCGCTGCTGGCGATGATCTGCGGCAACCACGAGGGCAGGGTCGAGGACATCTGGCTGGTCGGCCTCGCCGTGCTGCTGCTGGTCATCGTCGTCGGCGACGCGGTGCTGCGGCGCAACGGCCTGCGCTCCTGACCGGAACGGCCGCCGGCTGCGCACCTCCCGCGACACGTACGAAGGGCCCGCCCCCCACCGGGGAGCGGGCCCTTCGTGACGGCGGTCAGCGGCCGAAGAGGATGTCCTGCACGTCCTTGAGCGCGGCGTCCACCTCGGCCTCGAAGTAGCCGCCCTGCACCAGGCCGAAGCGGAGCGTGTCCAGGTCCTTCGGGTTCACCGGCATCGGGTTGCGCCCGGCCATCCCGCCGAGCAGGCTCTCGAAGAACCGGTCGACCTGGTCGGGGTCGTAGCCGCTGCCGAACCGGCGCACCTGGAAGCTGCGGCGGATCTGGTCGACCCGGTAGAGGTCACTGCCGGGCGGGCCGGCCATCGGCGGGCCACCCATCGGCGGGCCACCCATCGGCGGGCCACCGGCCGGCGGGCCACCCATCGGCGCGCCGCCGAACCCCTGCTGCGGCATCGGCGGCGGTCCGGCCGGGCCACGACCCCGCGGATCCCGCTCCCGCTCCCGTTCCGGCATCCGGATCTCGGCGGTCATGTCGGTCCGGCCGCGCCGGCCCGCCTCGAAGCCGTCGAACCGCTGCTCGTCCGGGCCGTAGCCCTCCGGACCGTAGCCCTCCGGACCGTAGCCGCCGGGACCGGCGGGCAGGCCGCGCGGCGGCGGGCCGCCGTGCCCCATCGGGCCCGGGCCCATCGGCGGGTTCGGGCCGGCTGGGCCGCGCGGCGCGTCGTAGCCCCCACGCGGAGCGTCGTAGCCACCGGCGAAGGCGCCGGTCGGCTCGTCGTAGCGACCGTAGCGGTCCGCCGGCGGCGGGCCGGCCTGCGCCGGCATCGGCCGGGGCGGCAGCGGCGACATGCCCCGCTCGTCGCGCATCGGCGGCCCCATCCGGTCCGGCGGGCCGAGCCGGTCGCCCATCCGGGGGTCGCCGCCGCGCCCGCCGCGCTCCTCCAGCTCGGCGAGCTGCCGCTCCACGCGGTCCAGGTGCAGGTCGACCTGCCACTCGTCGTAGCCGTTGAACCGGACCCGGAAGACGACGTCGTGGACCTCCTGCGAGGCCACCGGGGCGCCGACCGGCTGACCGGCGAGTGTCGCCTCGACCCGGTCGAGGAAGGCATCCACCTCGTCGACCTTGTATCCCCGGCGGAGCGCCTTACGCCGGAAACGCTGACCCTGACTCGCCACTATGTCTCCTGGTCTCGTTCGCTACGGCCGGTCACGCCGTCGTCTCCGCGGTCCGGTCGGTGTCCCTGTCCTCGGCGGCGGCCAGCTGCCCACACGCTCCGTCGATCTCGCGGCCTCGGGTGTCCCGCACCGTCGTGGACACCCCGGCGTCGCGCAACCGCCGGACGAACTCCCGCTCGACCGGCTTCGGGCTGGCGTCCCAGCGGCTGCCCGGAGTCGGGTTGAGCGGGATCAGGTTCACGTGGGCCAGCTTGCCGGCCAGCAGCCGGCCGAGCAGGTCCGCTCGCCACGGCTGGTCGTTCACGTTCTTGATCATTGCGTACTCGATCGACACGCGCCGGCCCGTACGGGCCGCGTAGTCCCACGCTGCGTCCAGCACCTCGGCTACCTTCCAGCGCTGGTTCACCGGCACGAGTTCGTCGCGCAGATCATCATCGGGGGCGTGCAACGACAGCGCAAGAGTCACTGAGAGGTCTTCGCTGGCCAGTCGGCGGATGGCCGGAACCAGCCCCACCGTGGAAACGGTGATGTGCCGCTGGGACAGCCCGAGCCCCTCGGGCGCCGGCGCGATCAGCCGGCGGATCGCGGCGACCACCCGGTTGTAGTTGGCCAGCGGCTCGCCCATGCCCATGAAGACCACGTGCGACAGCCGCGGCGGCGACCCGGCCACCGCTCCGGAGGCGGCCACCCCGGCCAGGTAGACCGCCTGGTCGACGATCTCGGCGGTGGAGAGGTTGCGGGTCAGCCCGGCCTGGCCGGTGGCGCAGAACGGGCAGGCCATGCCGCAGCCGGCCTGGCTGGAGATGCAGACGGTGACCCGGTCCGGGTAGCCCATCAGCACGCTCTCCACCAGCGAGCCGTCGTGCAGCCGCCAGAGCGCCTTGCGGGTCGCGCCGTCGTCGCAGGCCAACTCCCGTACCGGGGTGAGCAGCCGGGGCAGCAGCCGGTCGGCCAGCCGCTCTCGGGTCGCGGCCGGCAGATCGGTCATCTCGGCCGGGTCGCGGACCAGCCGACCGAAGTAGTGGGTGGAGACCTGCTTGGCGCGGAACGCCGGCTCCCCCAACTCGGCGACCAGCGCCCGGCGACCGGCGAGGTCGAGGTCGGCGAGGTGGCGGGGTGGCATGCTCGCCCGGCGTGCGCCGGGGGCGTCCGGGTCCACGGGGATCAGGGGCAGGCTCGTCATGGCGCGTCCAGTCTGTCACGCCGGATGGCGGACGCACCTGTCCGGACGTGCCGAATCGACCCTGGCCTCGCGGAGGACCCCGGCACCAGGACGTGACCCATGCCTCAGCCCGCCACCGGCGCGACGACCACCAGCAGCAGGTACGCGGTCGGCAGGGCGAACAGGATCGAGTCGAGCCGGTCCATCAGCCCGCCGTGGCCGGGCAGCAGGTTGCTCATGTCCTTGATGCCCAGGTCCCGCTTGATCATGGATTCGGCGAGGTCGCCGAGGACCGCCGCGACCGAGACCGCCAGGCCGAAGAGCGCGCCCCACCACGGGGCGACGTCGAGGAGCAGCCAGAGCAGCAGGGCGCTGCCGAGCGCCGCCGCGGTGACCGAGCCGGCGAAGCCCTCCCAGGACTTCTTCGGACTGATCGCCGGCGCCATCGGGTGCTTGCCGAAGGCCACCCCGGCCGCGTACCCGCCGGTGTCGGAGAGCACCACCGCGACCAGGGTGACCAGCACCCGCAGGTGGCCGTCGTCGGGCACCGCCGCCAGCAGCGCGGCGAAACCGCCGAGGAACGGCACGTAGACCGCGATCAGCGTGGCCGCGGTGAGGTCGCGCTGGTA
This genomic window contains:
- the rlmN gene encoding 23S rRNA (adenine(2503)-C(2))-methyltransferase RlmN; translated protein: MTSLPLIPVDPDAPGARRASMPPRHLADLDLAGRRALVAELGEPAFRAKQVSTHYFGRLVRDPAEMTDLPAATRERLADRLLPRLLTPVRELACDDGATRKALWRLHDGSLVESVLMGYPDRVTVCISSQAGCGMACPFCATGQAGLTRNLSTAEIVDQAVYLAGVAASGAVAGSPPRLSHVVFMGMGEPLANYNRVVAAIRRLIAPAPEGLGLSQRHITVSTVGLVPAIRRLASEDLSVTLALSLHAPDDDLRDELVPVNQRWKVAEVLDAAWDYAARTGRRVSIEYAMIKNVNDQPWRADLLGRLLAGKLAHVNLIPLNPTPGSRWDASPKPVEREFVRRLRDAGVSTTVRDTRGREIDGACGQLAAAEDRDTDRTAETTA
- a CDS encoding DivIVA domain-containing protein, whose protein sequence is MASQGQRFRRKALRRGYKVDEVDAFLDRVEATLAGQPVGAPVASQEVHDVVFRVRFNGYDEWQVDLHLDRVERQLAELEERGGRGGDPRMGDRLGPPDRMGPPMRDERGMSPLPPRPMPAQAGPPPADRYGRYDEPTGAFAGGYDAPRGGYDAPRGPAGPNPPMGPGPMGHGGPPPRGLPAGPGGYGPEGYGPEGYGPDEQRFDGFEAGRRGRTDMTAEIRMPERERERDPRGRGPAGPPPMPQQGFGGAPMGGPPAGGPPMGGPPMGGPPMAGPPGSDLYRVDQIRRSFQVRRFGSGYDPDQVDRFFESLLGGMAGRNPMPVNPKDLDTLRFGLVQGGYFEAEVDAALKDVQDILFGR
- a CDS encoding phytoene desaturase family protein, producing MSDELPTRADVVIVGSGHNGLVSAILLARAGLDVLVLEAAEVIGGATRTENPFPKVPGLRHSTGSYLLGLMPPELLATLDVRIPVLRRDPHYFLPTPGPEGSPYLLFGSDVAATRAQLAEFFSPADVAADDALQAELAALRADLAPVWLADPLPVEETAERFVRPALRQVFVDLVRGSVADYLARFDFRSELLVSMYAVTDGLSGLNAGPDDPGTGHNFLVHNMCRLPGSGGTWMIAEGGMGTVSRTFAAAARAAGATILTGTPVSAITLAGGAASGVVLADGREVGARVVLGACDPYRLMDLLPDGALPAPLAERMAAVRRPGTTLKLNLALSGLPRFSCLPADAPSPFGSTIHLLPGSASLIGGGESPMTALRAMWADVQAGRLPAEPTIEWYLHTTVDPSLSDGQGHHSSALFVQSVPYELAGTSWDEALPGYVDQLIAICERYAPNTGDLIADAVPLTPAGIEAHFGITGGHIHHVDNTVSFTDRMPYVIGVDGVYAGSAGCHPAGSVIGAAGHNAARRILTDLGR
- a CDS encoding DUF2631 domain-containing protein; this translates as MAGSEPVTSPDQHKPGHRKSGRIGAVVTALALLAMICGNHEGRVEDIWLVGLAVLLLVIVVGDAVLRRNGLRS
- a CDS encoding TetR/AcrR family transcriptional regulator, yielding MTAPTRRERLRTATLAEIKEGARRLLVTGGADAVSLRAIARDMGMTAPAIYRYFPSLEALVTALAGDLYDELRRCLEAARDAAGGEPVDQLVAMCRAFRAWSVAHPAEFGLIFGAPTPGLAAFVDDCVDPDHPGARFGAVFLAPMIELWHRSPFPTPPAELLRERLGDRLEPLRLSHGDIPIEVTYTFLAGWTRLYGLVAAEVFQQVSWAVTEPEALFELELEAFAAQLGGGDRPGGAIR
- a CDS encoding TMEM175 family protein, which produces MTGAGPGQRKYRYRRNQEMARDPARVETFSDGIFAVVLTVMAVELLQYGPARVGGRELPEALVDAWPAYLAYVITFAIAGQVWLGHHNIWRYVVRVDQMLLVFNLLLLLFVAAIPFTADLLADNLRGSAAEQRLTAALYLGTVLGEAVCFNLIWWCARRHRLLHPDLDPQLTRAIARRLLLRPLLYLVAFAFVFVHPVLSLFLYLVLVVLYLIRGPGTLPSAATTAEDRSAA
- a CDS encoding Rieske 2Fe-2S domain-containing protein, whose translation is MRVTGTGHASMRIDTAAGSILCDPWVNPAYFASWFPFPDNSQLDWETLGQVDYLYVSHLHRDHFDAKHLRDFVSKDATVLLPEFPTSEMEDEFRELGFTKFLKAPNEQVVELPGGLKIMIQALTSPTDGPIGDSSLWVEYDGVRLLNQNDARPTDLSVFAELGHVHAHMLQFSGAIWYPMVYELPQAAKTAFGKQKRDRQFDRTWRYIDDLNASHVFPIAGPPCFLDDELWQFNDIFGDEGNIFPDQSVFLAEYAKVGGTNGIVLLPGSVAEVTTEGATTTHPVPVEEFFANKVAHLEEMRERKRPIIEAEKASWRHPEIDILKEMKRRVEPLLDESIYLAKGVGGPVRFDLVGYDGESVESIVVDFPGKQVRPYADEKVRYRFRTERALVEHLLHIGEVDWVNSLFLSCRFSAARIGQYNEFVYAFFKCLSEERLQYAEGWYDEHERTSDAEDITLGDWVVQRRCPHLKADLTRFGIVEGDQLTCQLHGWRFDLSSGRCLTSVGHKIRARRVDAEAPAPAGEALS